CTGATCAGCGAGACGCAGCTCAAGGTCGACGAGTCTGCGCTGACGGGGGAGTCCCTGCCGGTGGAGAAGAACCACGCCCTCCTGCCGACGGAGACGACCGTGGCGGACCGGGTCAACATGGTCTACTCGGGCACCTTGGTGACCAACGGGTCCGGGTCGGGCATCGCGGTAGCCACCGGCGGGGACACCGAGCTGGGCGAGATCCACCGGCTGGTGGGCAGCGCGCAGGCCGTGGAGACCCCCCTCACACGCAAGCTGGGACGGTTCAGCGCCCAGCTCACTATCGTCATCCTCGGGCTCGCGATCCTGGCGTTCGTCGTGGGCGTGGCGCAGGGCGAGCCGGCGGCGGACATGTTCGTCGCGGTCGTGGCCCTGGCCGTGGGCGCGATCCCCGAGGGCCTGCCGGCCGCCGTCGCCATCACGCTGGCGATCGGGGTGTCCCGGATGGCTCAGCGGCGGGCCGTGATTCGCCGGCTGCCGGTCGTGGAGACCCTCGGCAGCGCGACGGTCATCTGCTCGGACAAGACCGGGACCCTGACCGAGAACCGCATGACCGTGCAGCTCGTCTGGACCGCCGGCGGCGAGCTCGCGACGGAGACGGACGACACCGACGCGTCCGGTGAGCCGCGCGGTGCGTACCGGTGGTGCCTGCTGGTGGGGGCGAACTGCAACGACGCATGGCTCGCCGAGGACGGGTCCCCGCGGGGCGATCCCACCGAGACAGCCATGCTGACGGTCGCCGAGCGGCACGGCGTCGCGGCGAGAGGCCTCCAGCGGATCGGGACGCTGCCGTTCAGCTCCGAGCGGCAGATCATGGCCACGACCAACACGGACCCGGATGCCGGAGGCCACCTGCTGATGGTGAAGGGGGCCGTCGAGCGGGTCCTGGCGGTGAGCGCCCTGCAGATGATGGGGGACGGCGCGACCCAGCCGCTCGACGAGGGTGCCGTGCTGGCCGCGGCCGAGCAGCTCGCCTCGCGGGGGATGCGGGTGCTGGCGACCGCGGTGCAGAGGGAACCCGACGACGACGCGCTCGACCGCCTCATGACCGGGCAGGCCGACGGACTGATCTTCACGGGGCTGCAGGCGATGATCGACCCGCCGCGCTCCACGGCGTCCGCTGCCGTGCGGTCCTGCCACGAGGCAGGGCTGGCGGTGAAGATGATCACCGGCGACCACGCGACGACCGCGGCGGCGATCGCGCGCCGGATCGGGATCCTGGCGGACGCCGACGTCGACGGTGTCCTCACGGGCGCGGAGCTCGCACGGATCGACGACGCCGCCCTGCCGGACGCGGCGGACCGCGCGTCGGTGTTCGCCCGGGTCACGCCGGAGCAGAAGCTCCGGCTCGTGCGTGCACTGCAGTCGCACCACCACGTCGTGGCCATGACGGGCGACGGGGTGAACGACGCCCCCGCGCTCAAGCAGGCCGACATCGGCATCGCGATGGGCCTCGTCGGCACCGAGGCGGCCAAGGACGCCGCGGACATGGTGCTGACCGACGACGACTTCGCCACGATCGAGGCCGCCGTCGAGGAAGGGCGCGGCGTGTTCGACAACCTGACCAAGTTCATCGTCTGGACACTGCCGACGAACCTGGGGGAGGGTCTGGTCATCCTGGTCGCGATCCTCCTGAGCACCGACCTGCCGATCCTGCCCACGCAGATCCTCTGGATCAACATGACGACCGCGGTCGCGCTGGGGCTCACCCTCGCGTGGGAGGCCAAGGAGCCCGGGATCATGGCGAGGCCACCCCGAGACCCGCGAGCCCCGCTCTTCGGACGTCCACTGGCGGTCCGCACGGTGCTGGTCTCGGTCCTGCTCGTCCTGGGCACCTGGTGGGTCTACCGGTACGAGATCGACAGCGGGGCCTCGCTCGACGTCAGCCGGACCGCGGCCGTCAACCTGTTCGTGATGGTCGAGGCGTTCTACCTGTTCAGCTGCCGCACCTTGACCCGACCCGGATGGCAGGCGGGTCTGCTGGCCAATCCGTACCTGATCGTGGGGGTGGCACTGCAAGCGGTCGGGCAGCTGGCCCTGACGTACGTGCCGGCGATGAACACCCTCTTCCAGACCGCGCCCATCGGCTGGGACAGCTGGCTGCGGATCGTGGTGGTCGCCGCGGTGGTCTCCGCCGTCGTGGCCGTCATGAAGCACATGGCGATCCGCCGCGTCCGGCACACCTGAGGAACGACACCCCGTCGGTGCGACGGGGTGCCGTTCCGGGCGAGTGTCCTCAGACCGTGTAGTCCGGCGGGATCACGGCCACCGGGCGCTGGCCGGCCCGGGCCAGTGCTCGCGCGACCGGGGCCCGCCAGCTGCGCAGCGCACCGGTGTGGGGACGCCCGGCCACCACCAACGCGCCCTCGCCGGCCACCGCCAGGGTCTCGTCCACGGGGTCGTGCCCCTCGACCAGCGCGGTCGTGACGGTCACGTCGGGATAGCTCTCCGACCATCCGGCGAGCGTCTCGGCCATGGCCACGCGTGCCTCGTCGACGTGCTTGGCCTCGCGATGACTCATCACGTGCAGGACCTCGACGTCGACCGAGATCTTGTCCGCGAGCTCGAAGGCGAACTGCAAGGGGCCCTTCTCGGTGCTGCGGGCGTCGACCGCGACGACGATCTGCTCGATCGCGAAGGACTGCACCGACGGGGGGACCACGACGACCGGGCTGCGCGCGTGCATGGCCAGGAAGTTCGTGACGGCCTCGCCCGTGAGCCGGTCCAGCCACCCCACGTCGTCGGTGCCCACCACCACGAACCTGGCGCCGTCGCTCTCGGACCCGAGCACCGCCGGCGGGAAGCCGGCCACCAGCTCGTACGCGATGTCGGCCCTCGTGCCACCGGCCTCCAGGTGCTTCTCGGCGTCCTTCAGCGTGCGGCGCGCCGCACTGGCGATGGCCTCGGGGAGGTCCCCGGCGGACAGCGGCGCGAAGGCGTACGGGTACGGCACCTGGCACGCGTGGACGACACGGAGACGGCATCCGTACAGCTCCGCCAGTCCCCACGCGAAGTCCAGGAGGCCGGGCTGCTCGTCGCGGACCCCGACGACGACGGGACGATCCACCGTTGACTCGCTCATGGCGGCCTACTTGGCTCTCTCGATGGGGACCTGCTGCGCCGTGCTCTCGGCGGCCTTGACGGGGACGCGGACCTCCAGGATCCCGTCCGTGTACGAGGCCTTCACCTCGGACGCGGAGGTGCCGGCCGGGACGCGCACCGTGCGGGTGAACGAGCCGTACCGGTGCTCCTGCAGGTTCTTCTCCTTCTTGTCCTCGTGGCGTTCGCCGCGGATCGTCAGGACGTCGTCCTCGATCATCACGGTCACGTCCTTGTCCGGGTCGACGCCCGGCAGCTCGGCACGCACGACGTACTGGTCGTCCTCGACGAAGTCCTCGACCGGCACCGAGGGGCTGATGCCGACGCGCCGCACCTCGGTCTCCAGCCAGTCCACCAGATCGGTGAAGGGGCCTTGCGGACGACGAACGATGCTGTTGCTCATGGATGGTCCTCTGTCTCGCGGGGAGGGGCACGTGCGTGCGCCCTCGCTCCACGCTCGCACCGCAGTCCCGCCCCGGCAGCGGCCGCAGGTCCCCGCCGCGGGGGACCGTGGACCCTGTTCCGTCGGGCCGTCGTCCGGACAGGCACGCACGAACGCCCCGCGGGCTCCGAGGGAGAGGCACGCGAGGCGTTCGCGGAGATCGAGGGGAGCTGGACGTTCCGTGACTGCCGCTCGTCTCACCCTCCAATGTCCTCGGCCGGACCGCTCCGGGCAAGGGACCAATGGCACGGCACCACGTCGCGCCCGGTCCGGGAGCCACACGGACGACGACCGCGGCCAGGGCGGGACGTTGGGCCCTACGGAACCGGACCGCCGTGCGGTCCGCTGGATGCAGCACCCCGGGCTCGGCGGCCCGGATGCCGATACGTGTCCGTGATGTCAGAGTCATTCCAAGGTCCGCCACCGTCAGAAGGGAGCACCGCGATGATCAGGGTGTTCTTGTTGGACGACCACGAAGTCGTGCGGGCCGGCGTCAAGGACCTGCTCGAGCGGGCCGGCGACATGACGGTGGTGGGTGAGGCCGGCACTGCCGCAGCGGCACTGTCGCGAATCCCCGCGGTCATGCCGGACGTGGCTGTGCTCGACGGGCGCCTGCCGGACGGCAGCGGCATCGAGGTGTGCCGGGAGATCCGCTCGAACCTGCCCCAGATCGGCGCGATCATCTTGACCTCGTACGACGATGACGAGGCGCTCTTCTCGGCCATCATGGCCGGGGCGGCCGGCTACGTCCTCAAACAGATCCGGGCCCAGGAGCTGGTCGACGCCGTGCGCCACGTGGCCGCCGGCGGCTCGCTGCTCGACCCGCTGGCCACGGCCAAGGTCATGGAGCGGCTCCGCGGAGGCGGACCCGAGGAGCCCGACGAGTTCAAGCGCCTCACTCCTCAAGAGCGTCGGATCCTGGTGCTGGTCGCCCAGGGACTGACCAACCGGCAGATCGGCGAGCAGCTGAAGCTCGCAGAGAAGACGGTCAAGAACTACATGTCGAACGTCCTGGCCAAGCTCGGCTTCGAGCGGCGCACCCAGGCGGCGGTGTTCGCGAGCCGGCTGCTGGACGAGCCGGACGGGCCCGGGTCGTCCTCGGGTTCACCCAGCGGATGGCGGCATGACTGAGAGACGTCAGTGGTCCGGGATGCTCACGGCCCGGCCCAGCGCGGGGCGCCAGCCGCTGATCACCGTGGTCGTGCTCGGCGAGGAGTTCCTGGGTGCCCTGGCGTACGCGCTGGAGTGTGCCCTGTTCATGCCTGCCGCCGTGCGGGCGGTTCGGGCGGGGTCCGTGCCCGGCATGGCGCGACCGAGTCCCATCCCGGTCCAGGAGCTGGGCGACAGTCCGCTCGCGGCCCTGCTGGACATCAGCACGAGCTCGGACCGGATGGTCGCGCAGCAGGTCGGCGACGACGCCCACCAGGTGCTGCGCGACCTCCGGAGGAGCACCCACAGCCCGTTGGTCGAGGTCGACGACAGCGGTGTGGTCCTCCGGGTCTCCGACCCGCGCGGCTGGTCGGTGCCCGCCGTGGCCTCAGGCTTCGGCTGAGCCTCGCGGCGTGGTCAGACCGGGACCGACCACGCCAGCTGGGTGCCCCCGCCGGGCACCGGCTGCAGGTCGAATGAGCCCCCCTGCGACTCGGCCCGTCGACGCAGGTTCGCCAGGCCGCTCAGCTCCTGGCCGGCGCCGGGTCCGATGCCGTCGTCCGTGACCTCGACGCTCACGGCGTCGGGCGTCACCGAGACGGCCACGTCGACCCGGGTGGCCTCCGCGTGCCGGACGACGTTCATCAGCGCCTCGGTGACCACTGCCGCGACGTCCTCGCGGCAGCTGCCGGAGACGACCGTGTCGACGGGACCCGCCAGGACCACGTGCGTCGTGCCCGGCGACTGCCCCGTCACCCGGTCGATGATCTGCAGGATGCGGGTCCGCAGATTGACCGTTCCGGGGCCGGCCTCGTGCCGCAGCGCGAAGATGCTGTGCCTGATCTGCGCGATGGCGCTGTCGATGTCGTCCACCTGGGCGGCGATGCGCACGGCCGCGTCGCCGTCGACCATCGCCGCGACGCCCTCGAGGTTCAGGCCGGTGGCGAACAGGCGCTGGATGACGTGGTCGTGGAGATCGCGGGCGATGCGGCCCCGATCCTCCAGGACGGCCACGCGCTGTCGGGTCCGCAGCAGCTCGCGGCGCTGGAACGAGACGTTGATGTGCGTGGCGAATGCCTTGCCCATCTCCAGGTCGCGCGCGGTGAACGGGCCCTTGCCGATCTCGCGGCACACGGCCAGGACCCCGAGGGACTCGTCCTGCCGGGTGAAGGGCACGAGCATCGAGGGCCCGAACAATGCCGGGATCGCCAGGCCGCCGGTCCCCGCCCGGCTGAGCCCCTCGGCCAGGACCGCCTCGCCACGGAAGATCGCCTCCGTGAGGACCAGGTCGTCCAAGGGGAACGACAGATCGCTGAGGTCGCAGGCCTCGGTGCCGGCGGCGCGTTCCACGACGGCCTGACCGTCGGGAGGCACCAGGGCGACGAACGCCAGGTCGGCCGACGCCAGCCTGCGCACCTCGTCCACGATGTGTCCGAGATGGTCCTCGTCGTCGTTGTCCATGCTGCGGGCCAGGTCCGCGAGCGCTGCCGACCAGGTGGCCCGGTAGGTCGACGCATCGAACAGCCGGGCGTTCTGGATCGCGATCCCGGCGGTGCCCGCCAAGGCTTCGGCGAGCTCCTCGTCAGCCGCGGAGAAGGACCCGGTGAGACTGTCGGCGATGTAGAGAGTCCCGTAGAGCGAGTTGTGGACCCTGATCGGGACGCCCAGGAAGCTCCGCATCCGGGGATGGCCCTTCGGGAACCCGATCCAGCGGTCGTCGTCCTCGAGCGACTCCAGCCGGACCGGTCCCGGCTCGTCGATCAGCGCGCCCAGAAGACCTCGTCCTTCCGGAACCCGCCCGATGAGGTCCACGACCTCCTGGTCCATCCCGGCGTGGATGAGCTCCTTGATCCGTCGTTCGTCGCCGAGGATCCCGATCGCGACGTACCGGGCGTTCAGGAGCTCCCGGCCGAGCTCCACGATGCGCTGCAGGATCTTGGGCATGTCCAGGTTGCTGGTCAGCTCATGGTTGATGCGGATCAGGTCCCGCAGTCGGGCCTGCGTGTAGGCCGCGTCCGCCGCCTCGTCGACTCGTTCTTCCAGGTCCGTCTCGCGTGGCCGCCTCGATGCCCCCGAGCTCCAAACGTCCATGACTGGTCACTCCCTCGTCGTGTCACTCCCGACACATTGTCATCAGGCTACGCCCGATTCCCGACCGTGGCTGAGATGAAATCACGGTGCAATCAACTGCGTCGCCGGCTGTCACGACGCACCCCCCGAGGCGAGGGCCGAAGGTCCCGGTCGTCCTGCGAGGGGGAGGCATCTCGAGCCACCAGCGGCTGCCGTCGCGACGGTCTCGTCCTTGGAGCCCGCTCCACCGTTGTGTCCCGCAGTAGCGTGGATCACGTGACCAATCCTCCCTCCATCGCCACTGTCGGTGAGCTGCGCGCCTCCGGCCACGTCCTCACCTCGCTCCGCACGGAGATCCGCACCAACCTGCTCGACGCCCTGCGCGAAGGGCGGAACCCTTGGCCCGGGCTCCACGGCTTCGAGGCCACGGTGATCCCCCAGCTCGAGCGCGCCCTCATCGCCGGCCACGACATCGTCCTGCTGGGCGAGCGGGGCCAGGGCAAGACCCGCCTCCTGCGCACGATGGTCGGCCTGCTCGACGAGTGGTCCCCGGTCATCGCGGGATCCGAGCTCGGCGAGCACCCGTACGACCCGATCACGGCCGCCAGCCAGCGGCGTGCCGCCGAGATGGGCGACGACCTGCCCGTCGCGTGGCGGGGCCGGGACGAGCGGTACGCCGAGAAGCTGGCCACGCCCGACACGAGCGTCGCCGACCTCATCGGCGACGTCGACCCGATGAAGGTCGCGGAGGGCCGGAGCCTGGGTGACCCCGAGACGATCCACTTCGGCCTGATCCCGCGCAGCCACCGCGGCATCGTCGCGATCAACGAGCTGCCGGACCTCGCCGAGCGCATCCAGGTCGCGATGCTCAACGTCATGGAGGAGCGCGACATCCAGATCCGCGGCTACGTCCTGCGGCTCCCGCTGGACGTGCTCGTCGTCGCGAGCGCCAACCCCGAGGACTACACCAACCGCGGGCGGATCATCACCCCCCTGAAGGACCGCTTCGGCGCCGAGATCCGCACGCACTACCCGACCGAGCTGGCCGACGAGGTGGCCGTGATCCGCCAGGAGGCCGAGCTCGTCGCGGACGTCCCGGACCACCTGGTCGAGATCCTCGCCCGGTTCACCCGGGCGCTGCGCGACTCCAGTGCGGTCGACCAGCGCAGCGGCGTCAGCGCGCGCTTCGCGATCGCCGGTGCCGAGACGATCGCGGCGGCGGCGCTGCACCGCGCGACTCGACAGGGCGAGGACGAGCCGGTCGCGCGCCCCGTGGACCTCGAGACCGCGGTGGACGTGCTCGGCGGCAAGATCGAGTTCGAGTCGGGCGAGGAGGGCCGCGAGGACGAGATCCTCGACCACCTGCTGCGCACCGCGACGGCAGAGACGGTCCGCAACCACTTCCGCGGCGTCGACTTCGCGGTGCTGGTGGACGCCATCGAGGGCGGGGCGATGGTCTCGACCGGCGAGCAGGTCACCGCTCGCGACTTCTTGGCCGGGCTGCCGGTGCTCGGGGAGTCCGAGCTGTACGACGAGGTGTGCGACCGTCTCGGTGCGAGCAACGACGGACAGCGTGCCGGCGCGATCGAGCTGGCCCTGGAGGGCCTCTACCTCGCGCGGAAGGTCAGCAAGGACAGCGGAGGCGGGGAGACCATCTATGGCTAGGCAGAACCGGCGGCTCACCCGCGACGCGCGCTACGGCAAGTACGTCGACGGACCGGACCCGTTGGCGCCCCCGGTCGACCTGAGCGAGGCTCTCGACGCGATCGGCGAGGAGGTGATGGCCGGCTACTCCCCGGAGCGCGCCATGCGCGAGTTCCTGCGCCGCGGCGGCAAGGACCAGGCTGGCCTCGACGAGCTGGCCCGCCGGGTGGCGGAGCGTCGTCGGGAGCTGGCCGATCGTCACCATCTCG
Above is a genomic segment from Aeromicrobium chenweiae containing:
- a CDS encoding cation-translocating P-type ATPase, translated to MAQGTALDHVQTYHDLTSHETLLLLESDHRTGLDQDEARNRLNRFGPNSLPQSKGPSAVLRFLGQLNSPLVYVLIVAGIVTLLLGELVDSAVIFAVVVVNAILGYVQEARAESALEALRSMVHTSATVVRDGTQQSIPSEELVPGDLVLVEAGDRVPADLRLISETQLKVDESALTGESLPVEKNHALLPTETTVADRVNMVYSGTLVTNGSGSGIAVATGGDTELGEIHRLVGSAQAVETPLTRKLGRFSAQLTIVILGLAILAFVVGVAQGEPAADMFVAVVALAVGAIPEGLPAAVAITLAIGVSRMAQRRAVIRRLPVVETLGSATVICSDKTGTLTENRMTVQLVWTAGGELATETDDTDASGEPRGAYRWCLLVGANCNDAWLAEDGSPRGDPTETAMLTVAERHGVAARGLQRIGTLPFSSERQIMATTNTDPDAGGHLLMVKGAVERVLAVSALQMMGDGATQPLDEGAVLAAAEQLASRGMRVLATAVQREPDDDALDRLMTGQADGLIFTGLQAMIDPPRSTASAAVRSCHEAGLAVKMITGDHATTAAAIARRIGILADADVDGVLTGAELARIDDAALPDAADRASVFARVTPEQKLRLVRALQSHHHVVAMTGDGVNDAPALKQADIGIAMGLVGTEAAKDAADMVLTDDDFATIEAAVEEGRGVFDNLTKFIVWTLPTNLGEGLVILVAILLSTDLPILPTQILWINMTTAVALGLTLAWEAKEPGIMARPPRDPRAPLFGRPLAVRTVLVSVLLVLGTWWVYRYEIDSGASLDVSRTAAVNLFVMVEAFYLFSCRTLTRPGWQAGLLANPYLIVGVALQAVGQLALTYVPAMNTLFQTAPIGWDSWLRIVVVAAVVSAVVAVMKHMAIRRVRHT
- a CDS encoding universal stress protein; protein product: MSESTVDRPVVVGVRDEQPGLLDFAWGLAELYGCRLRVVHACQVPYPYAFAPLSAGDLPEAIASAARRTLKDAEKHLEAGGTRADIAYELVAGFPPAVLGSESDGARFVVVGTDDVGWLDRLTGEAVTNFLAMHARSPVVVVPPSVQSFAIEQIVVAVDARSTEKGPLQFAFELADKISVDVEVLHVMSHREAKHVDEARVAMAETLAGWSESYPDVTVTTALVEGHDPVDETLAVAGEGALVVAGRPHTGALRSWRAPVARALARAGQRPVAVIPPDYTV
- a CDS encoding Hsp20/alpha crystallin family protein, which codes for MSNSIVRRPQGPFTDLVDWLETEVRRVGISPSVPVEDFVEDDQYVVRAELPGVDPDKDVTVMIEDDVLTIRGERHEDKKEKNLQEHRYGSFTRTVRVPAGTSASEVKASYTDGILEVRVPVKAAESTAQQVPIERAK
- a CDS encoding response regulator; translation: MIRVFLLDDHEVVRAGVKDLLERAGDMTVVGEAGTAAAALSRIPAVMPDVAVLDGRLPDGSGIEVCREIRSNLPQIGAIILTSYDDDEALFSAIMAGAAGYVLKQIRAQELVDAVRHVAAGGSLLDPLATAKVMERLRGGGPEEPDEFKRLTPQERRILVLVAQGLTNRQIGEQLKLAEKTVKNYMSNVLAKLGFERRTQAAVFASRLLDEPDGPGSSSGSPSGWRHD
- a CDS encoding GAF domain-containing protein; amino-acid sequence: MDVWSSGASRRPRETDLEERVDEAADAAYTQARLRDLIRINHELTSNLDMPKILQRIVELGRELLNARYVAIGILGDERRIKELIHAGMDQEVVDLIGRVPEGRGLLGALIDEPGPVRLESLEDDDRWIGFPKGHPRMRSFLGVPIRVHNSLYGTLYIADSLTGSFSAADEELAEALAGTAGIAIQNARLFDASTYRATWSAALADLARSMDNDDEDHLGHIVDEVRRLASADLAFVALVPPDGQAVVERAAGTEACDLSDLSFPLDDLVLTEAIFRGEAVLAEGLSRAGTGGLAIPALFGPSMLVPFTRQDESLGVLAVCREIGKGPFTARDLEMGKAFATHINVSFQRRELLRTRQRVAVLEDRGRIARDLHDHVIQRLFATGLNLEGVAAMVDGDAAVRIAAQVDDIDSAIAQIRHSIFALRHEAGPGTVNLRTRILQIIDRVTGQSPGTTHVVLAGPVDTVVSGSCREDVAAVVTEALMNVVRHAEATRVDVAVSVTPDAVSVEVTDDGIGPGAGQELSGLANLRRRAESQGGSFDLQPVPGGGTQLAWSVPV
- a CDS encoding magnesium chelatase: MTNPPSIATVGELRASGHVLTSLRTEIRTNLLDALREGRNPWPGLHGFEATVIPQLERALIAGHDIVLLGERGQGKTRLLRTMVGLLDEWSPVIAGSELGEHPYDPITAASQRRAAEMGDDLPVAWRGRDERYAEKLATPDTSVADLIGDVDPMKVAEGRSLGDPETIHFGLIPRSHRGIVAINELPDLAERIQVAMLNVMEERDIQIRGYVLRLPLDVLVVASANPEDYTNRGRIITPLKDRFGAEIRTHYPTELADEVAVIRQEAELVADVPDHLVEILARFTRALRDSSAVDQRSGVSARFAIAGAETIAAAALHRATRQGEDEPVARPVDLETAVDVLGGKIEFESGEEGREDEILDHLLRTATAETVRNHFRGVDFAVLVDAIEGGAMVSTGEQVTARDFLAGLPVLGESELYDEVCDRLGASNDGQRAGAIELALEGLYLARKVSKDSGGGETIYG